A window of Exiguobacterium sp. FSL W8-0210 genomic DNA:
GCATCCGCTGGATCGTCAGCGAACGCTCTTCGGCACTGATGCCGGTCTTCGCTTCTTCATGATCAATGCTGAGCGTGAATGCCGTTCCATGCGGATCTGTATTATTCGCTGTCATCGGAGCAAGTTCGAGTCGCTGTGCGATCCGCGGACTGACTGGTACACAGACGAGTCCTTTTCCGTATGTGATCATGAAGTTGATGTTTTCTGCTGTCGCGTGTTCTGCGAGCATGACGAGATCGCCTTCATTCTCACGATCCTCGTCATCACAGACGATGATCGGTCGTCCGTTTTTCAAATCTTCTATTGCGTCTTCAATCAAGTCGAATCCGTTCATTACATGTCGCCTCCTAAGAATGCTGCCCAGTCCGTCTGCTTCTCATGCTGCGTGAAATGATAGAGATGTTTCGCCATCATGTCACACTCGATATTGACGACTGCACCACTTGCCAATCGATCAAACGTCGTCACTTGACGGGAGTGCGGAATCAATGAAATCGAGATCGTTTCCGGCGTGACGCGTTGCAACGTCAGGCTCGTACCGTTGATTGCGATCGAGCCTTTCGGAATACAATACTTTTGCCACGATCCGACATCAAACGTATAGACCATCGCTTCTCCATCCGGTCGCCGACTGATCAGCCGCGCTGTTCCGTCGATATGTCCACTGACGAAATGACCGCCGAAACGACCGTCTGCCGGCATCGCCCGTTCGAGTTGCAATAGGCTTCCGACGCGGTACGTGCCGAGGGCTGTTGACCGGATCGTGTCATGGACGGCATCTGCCGTGAAACCGGTCGGACTCATCGACGTGACAGTCAAACAAATCCCGTCGACGGCGATGCTATCACCGATCTTCGTTCCTTCGAGTACCCGGTGCGCCTCAATTTCAAGCGCTAACCCGTTCGGTCGCGGGATCTTTCGTTTTAAGGTTCCGACTTCTTCAATCAATCCGGTGAACATGTCGTCTCCTCCTTTCGGATGTACGTCAGATGGAGATCCGGTCCGACCGTCTCAACCTGGTCGATTTGAAAACGATTTTCGATATCGTGTTGACTATTCCACGCATCGCCTTCAAAAATCGATGGGGCTTGGTAGACTTCGATTCGGTCAACGAGATCTGCCTCAAGAAAAGCGGCTTGAATCGTTGGTCCGCCTTCAATCAAGACACTACGGATGTCTTGTTCGTATAAGCGTTTCAAAATCGCTTCCGGCGTCTCATATTCACCAACGAGGACCGTCACCTGATCGTGACTAATCCGAGGAACACTCGTCAGCCAGTAGGTTGGATTTTTACCATCGCGGAAGACTTGCGC
This region includes:
- the ribE gene encoding riboflavin synthase; translated protein: MFTGLIEEVGTLKRKIPRPNGLALEIEAHRVLEGTKIGDSIAVDGICLTVTSMSPTGFTADAVHDTIRSTALGTYRVGSLLQLERAMPADGRFGGHFVSGHIDGTARLISRRPDGEAMVYTFDVGSWQKYCIPKGSIAINGTSLTLQRVTPETISISLIPHSRQVTTFDRLASGAVVNIECDMMAKHLYHFTQHEKQTDWAAFLGGDM